TGGGAagataaaacttacttagacttgaacactttttcaatttttatgttcCAAGTTTGTAGTGTCCTGTGACTGCTACAATCACAAATAAACTGACCATGTTCTTAGtgattcagttatttattttaagCAACCATAATgaccaaatatttaaaactttctaaACCTAGATTGCATACCATATGTGTTGTGGAGATGGCCGGTATTGTCCTACCTCCATCCCTATCTGTTACGCAGTATGATCACAGAGTCATGGTGTGATTTACAAGCGTTTTTCTTATGGTAGCATATCCCCTATAGGAGAATAAATTACGGATTTCCTTATCGCTaccccagagaaagagagacaagcGAAATGCTATCCTATATGTTATTAGAAAGTTTTAAAGGACAATTACCAGAATTATATCCaaggtatttttgatgatacatATTAAAAAGTGTACGTAGCTCAAAATGACAGCTTTTTTGTGATAACAAATTCAGATGATTTATAATTCAACTGAGTATGAATCAATTATTCCTGGGAATCAAATAACCATTTTCCCCTCACataatttggggaaattttcaaTTCATGATGTCAATTGGAgcaacagtattttaaaaaggatGTCTTAATTATACAGAGACAAGTTAAATCATGTTTCTACTTCTGGTAATATGGATCATTATATAAGTCATTTGAAGTAATCATATATACTTTACAAAGACTTAAACCTAAATGCTGGTGTAAACTAATTTATTTCAAGTTGTGTTTAAAACTGATTGAGTTTCAGAGGCTCTCTAGGTAATTTCTTAAGGAAACTCTGTGTGAAACACAAGTCAGTATGGatgtgaacaaactgagaaaaaaattatgttcATGACAGTAGTATCCTACGGGGAATGAATGTGTGGGAGATTGGAATCATGTAGTTACAccaaacactcaagtttcagagGTAACAGTTCATATCTCACTAAAATATTAGTTACATAGCAAATACTACTGATTGTTCATAATTTCATAgtgattttcatttgtattaGCAGCAATATGAGGTCAAATTAATGACCCATTATCTAAATGCCTGATAATACTCAGTGGCAATGGATCTTATCTTGGCGTAAGAAAGAACTTTACATGCAGACATGTTGATCCCACTGGGCCAGAGAGTCTGGATATTTAAAATATCACcagataaatatattaataaattacaCTAAAAGAACTGGTGTGTACAATTATTTTGTAATGCTGGCGATCAGTCCCAGGGTTTCAGACAAGCTAATtaagagttctaccactgagtcacacctcaGTTCtcaatgttttaaaacttttataaacatatgtgcataaattaggtatttttgtcatattgaaaataatgaaacttCTATGTCTATTTAAACTATACCCTGAGTTTCCTCTTTTGCACTGTTTGTTAATTATAGTGTCAGTGAACAAAATAATGAGTCCAGGTTGCCTTTCCATTGCTGAAATAAGAGAACTGCAATCCTTATACATGGAAAAATtgacatgaaatgaaaaatggccaataattatatgaaaaatattcaagttTGGTCACTAGGGATATGAATATCACTATtgcattgagatttcatctgaTCTCAGTCTATTTATCAAAAACAAAGGAgcagcagaaactaaaaaagtCATCATTTATGGAAGTAAAAGCAACCCTTAACCAATGCTTTGGAGAATGTAAATTAGCCCAGCACTGTGCAAATCAATGTGGAGTGTCCTCAAAAACTATATGTCCAGATTTCAtattccactcctgggtatacacTGAAAAGAGTAAAAGTTGCTTTTATACTCATGTTTACCACCACAGAATTCACAAAAAGCAAGTTGTCAAACTAGCCTTGGTACTCACCAACATAAGAATggttgaagaaaatgtgatatacgtATACAATGAATCTGTTGTTATTCATctacaaagaagaacaaagttataATATTcttaggaaaatggatgaaactggagatcatcatgttaaggtgaaataaaccaaacttggaaagaaaacattacaaGTTTTCTTGCACAGATAGAATTATGATGTAAAACTAGAAGGGTGACCCTTAGAGAAGAGAATAATAGGAGTTGtatgggaaagggaagggagagtaATAGGGTTAGATATGGTCAAAATATGTTATATGCATGATTCAAAACATCAAACTGGTGTTAGAGCTTGcacctgtgaagccctgagttcaaactccagtgtcatgaaaaaaatcataatgaaacaaATATTCTATATAATAGATATGCACTAAAATTGGGCAATATATTGACTTGGGCCATGAAATTCAGGGCTCAAACCTTGAGTTTGGAGTTGTGCATGGTGTTAATGTCCACTTGTAAATGATATGGTTTGTTAGCAGATAAACATGAAAGAAATTTACAAGGGCACTAcataatgtaaaatgcaaaaaaaattaaaaatgatagaaaatgtaaaaaacattaaaaaatatctgtGTTTGCAACAGATTTATTAGTGGGTTTCTATGACAACATCTGTAAAAGTTGACAATATCTGTAAAAATGAATAATTCCTATGTTTTTCTTAGCATTACAttaattttactcattttctaGTGAAGTGTACACTAACACATACTTGCAATAAATAATGTCATGATTACATACAGTTAGGTGAACAATATTCATAAAGCTTGAAATCTAACAAAGTCAATGAAaggaattatatataaaatactacTTAAAATTCCCtaatttttatgtagttttatacttgttttatttttgaattaacatcCATTAATAATACatggatatttcattgtgataattctatacatgcatacagGGTATTTTGAACATCTGAAccctctccattatattttcatccccctcttccttctcttaaGTTTAAGAGTattgtttaaaatacttttattggAGGTTATGgtacttgaactcaaggcattatgactgctaggcaggtgctctatcactacAGTCTAAACTCCAGCACTCGCACAGCCCAAATTTGAATGCATAATTACATGCATAAAGGAAGGAAACCAGTAACTGAAGAGTCATGAAAAACCCTTTGGCAATAACTGGCACATAGCATGCTTTTAAGTTATCAGCTATAATTTAGTGTTCAGATAATAACACAGCTCTATCTCTTGTAGGATTTTCAGGAATATTGTAAGTATTAGAAATATTAAACCTTGGTTTTAATTAAATTCTTTATAATGATTGATTTATGAAATGGGAAATGCTATTATTCACATATTTCATATAAGACTAGGCTGTATTTTCTGTGACCAAGGCCttgttatctctaattttgttggttCTCTAGAATTATTCATTTGGGTGTATTCAAAGAAGGTATATGTTGAAGGAACAGAGAAATCAATGATGAAAGAGTTCCAAGAATATTGGATTtatcacaaatgagaaaatattgatAAAGTTTTATGAAATCCAGTAATTTAACTCAGGATTCATTAGGTAACTATAtgcaatatattattttctttctttatttcaccatttttttcttattttcaaagatGTCCAAgcaatttagaaggaaaaaaatctaacataTGTATCGGAATTTCATCTCATGAGTCTTTCAAATGATCCAGAACTGCAGCCATTACTTTTTAGACTATTCCTGACCATGTACCTGATCACCGTGCTTGGGAACCTACTCATTATCCCGATTGTCAACTTAgactcccacctccacacccccatgtactatttcctctccaacctgtccttGGCTGACATCTGTTTCATCTCCACCATAGTCACAAAGATGATTGTGGACATCCAAATTGACAGTAGGACAATCACCTATGAAGGCTGCCTGACACAGATGGATGATATGCTTAGGACTGTGATGGTTTATGACAgatttgtggccatctgtcaccccctATATTACTTTGTCATTATGAACCATCACTTATGTGGATTCTTACTTTTAGTGTCTTTTTTGTTTAGCATTTTGGATGCCCAGCTGCACTATTTGTTTGCCTTACATTTTCCCTACTTCAAAGATGTGGAAATTTCCAATTTTTTCTGTGACCCTTCTCATCTCCTAAATCTTGTTTGTTCTGACAACTTCTCCAGTAGCATTGTCAAGTATTTTACTGGTGTTGTATTTGGTTTTGTTCCTATCTCAGGGATACTTTTCTCTTATTGTAAAATTATTGCCTCTATTCTAAAAATTTTATCATCAGGTGGGAGGTTTAAAGCCTTTTCCACATGTGGTTCTCACCTGttagttgtttgtttattttatgggACTAGTATTGGTGTGTACCTTGGATCAGCTTTCT
The sequence above is drawn from the Castor canadensis chromosome 14, mCasCan1.hap1v2, whole genome shotgun sequence genome and encodes:
- the LOC109677825 gene encoding olfactory receptor 7E24-like, with translation MYLITVLGNLLIIPIVNLDSHLHTPMYYFLSNLSLADICFISTIVTKMIVDIQIDSRTITYEGCLTQMDDMLRTVMVYDRFVAICHPLYYFVIMNHHLCGFLLLVSFLFSILDAQLHYLFALHFPYFKDVEISNFFCDPSHLLNLVCSDNFSSSIVKYFTGVVFGFVPISGILFSYCKIIASILKILSSGGRFKAFSTCGSHLLVVCLFYGTSIGVYLGSAFSEYPRNVLVASITYTVVIPMLNPFICSLRNRDIESALSRIHVRTIKS